One window of the Candidatus Saccharibacteria bacterium genome contains the following:
- a CDS encoding phosphoribosylformylglycinamidine synthase subunit PurQ — translation MESGMATMAQTGGTQALSANEVTPVAEPLRSGGASEQRAGEWRLDSSKAMSPPQEGRAPLSQTKKEQPRVAIFREQGVNGQVEMAAAFDRAGFTSVDVHLNDIIQGNVTLADFSGLVACGGFSYGDVLGAGGGWAKTILLDPKLRAQFKAFFERPDAFTLGVCNGCQMLSELKELIPGAETWPQFLQNRSERFEARLPQVRLNKTPSIFFAGMEGSILPIPVAHGEGYAVFATEAEKQSAVKSGLVAAQYVDGHHKVTEAYPANPNGSPEGITALTTPDGRATIMMPHPERAFLTRQLSWHPADWAEDSPWMQMFVNAREWVAEKGNLES, via the coding sequence ATGGAATCTGGAATGGCTACAATGGCACAGACTGGAGGCACGCAGGCTTTGAGTGCCAATGAGGTCACGCCAGTGGCCGAACCGCTGCGTAGCGGCGGCGCGAGCGAGCAGCGAGCGGGGGAGTGGAGGCTGGACTCGAGCAAAGCGATGAGTCCACCTCAAGAGGGGCGAGCCCCTCTTAGTCAAACAAAGAAGGAACAACCACGCGTCGCAATCTTCCGCGAACAAGGCGTCAACGGTCAAGTCGAAATGGCTGCCGCTTTCGACCGCGCCGGTTTTACCAGCGTCGATGTTCACCTGAACGATATCATACAGGGCAACGTGACCCTCGCAGACTTTAGCGGTCTGGTTGCTTGCGGCGGGTTTAGTTACGGCGATGTCCTTGGTGCTGGCGGCGGCTGGGCAAAAACCATTTTGCTTGACCCAAAACTGCGCGCCCAGTTCAAGGCGTTTTTTGAACGCCCAGACGCCTTCACTCTCGGCGTTTGCAACGGCTGTCAAATGCTTTCTGAACTGAAAGAACTCATTCCCGGCGCAGAAACCTGGCCGCAGTTCTTGCAAAACCGCAGCGAACGCTTTGAAGCGCGCCTCCCACAGGTGCGACTGAACAAAACGCCGTCAATATTTTTTGCCGGCATGGAGGGTTCTATTTTACCTATTCCGGTGGCACACGGCGAAGGCTATGCGGTGTTTGCAACAGAGGCAGAAAAGCAATCCGCGGTAAAAAGCGGCCTTGTCGCCGCCCAGTACGTAGATGGCCATCACAAGGTCACCGAGGCTTACCCGGCTAACCCCAACGGCTCACCCGAAGGCATCACCGCACTGACCACCCCCGACGGCCGCGCCACCATAATGATGCCACACCCCGAACGCGCCTTCCTGACCCGCCAACTCAGCTGGCACCCTGCCGACTGGGCAGAAGATTCGCCCTGGATGCAGAT